The DNA segment TTTAAACAGTTCAGTCAAACGTGATCTCACCCATATAAAGCCACATCGATGATTGTTAATCCCTACTTCTCAAAGTGGAGATTAGTTCAGTCTCTAAGAATCTTTTCTAACAGTTTAGAATTCATTGGCCAATGGACAAAGTCCATCAAGGCAGGAAGTCCTGTCAACTTGCAAGTCGTTTTCCTGCCTTCGGTAAATATTAACACAACTTTCTTTTGAAATTTACAAATGAAACTGTTTCCATCAGCCTCACGAGGGCACAGCCTACATTATAACAACAAGGAATCAGGATACAATGCACAACTTAATCATTGCTATATACCTTCCAGGCAGATAGCAGACGaatggaactctcttccacaaacagcagtggatgctggactAGTTGCTAGTTTTCAAATTAGACTTTTTTCTGTTAAGCAAAGGTGTTAAGAGATACAGGTCAAACGCAGGGATTttcttaaaaattcattcatgggatgagggcgccACTGGctaggccggcatttattgccctttcctaattgcccagagtgtaaTTAAaggtgaaccacattgctgtgggtctggagtcacatgtaatccaAACCAGGTAAGGGTGCCATTTCCTTCctgagggacattagtgaaccagatgggtcttctGAAATTTGATAATAGATTcatagtcaccattagactcATATTCcaaattttttattgaattcaaattccaccatctgccatcatGGGATTTGAAACCGGAgcattacctggctctctggattaaaaATCCACTGTCCACTAGGCAGGGCCTCTCTCCGATATGGAGttaagccacagatcagccatcatctcacTTCATGGTGATAACaagctcaaggggctaaatggtctaGTTCTGTTCCTGCTTTAATTCAGCCTGAAGATATGCGTATAATGTAATGGCACCAAAacacgccattcagcccaactcagTGTCACTGGCACCGATACTCCACACAAACCTGCTCCCACCCGTGGTCAATCTCATTCCATCAGCACAGATTCTAAATGATCAGTTGCCTGTAACGTGACCAATACTTACAAGGAAGGGACAGCAAGACACCATGTTTAACTCTAATTCTTTCTGTGTGCTGAAGTTGCCAGCTGCAGGGTTTAAATTGGAGAACACAAACTGAGTGACCACTTTGTTCGTCTCCTGCTGGCTCATCATATCAGATACACTCAGCATGTGCCGTTCGACTTTAGTTGGAGTCAACAATTCTGGGACATGGCTGGCCCCAAGGctgctggaaggtgtcagggcTCCACTGGATGACAGGCCTTGCAGATCCTGACAGCTTCCCGTAGATCTCATTGACAAGGTGCTCAGGGACCCCAGCCCCTCTGTACTGGCTGGCTGTACACCTTCCAAATTCAAGCTATTTGCCTGTAAAACGCCAGTAGTGAGGCCCAGAGTGCTGTCTATGGTGTGCGACATGTCTGCAGTGGCTACAATAAGAGGATCTGAGGATTGTGCCATAGCATTGCTGTTAACAGAAACTGCTCCTCCGAGACTGGATCCCACCGAAGCGGCATCGATCGTCAGGATTCCAGAGCTCACAAGTGATATGTCTGGCGAGATGCTGACCGGATTGACTGGGACAGTGGTGAAGAGTGAGGCAATGTCCACGTTGCTAAGGTCACCTTGACTCGGACTTGTCAGCTCACTGCTTGGGGTCAAGGAGCCCGTCATTTCCAATTGGGAGAATAAATCTGAAACAGAGACAATTGGCAAATCTGGTCAATTCAGCGCAGACCTATCAGTTCTATTTAAAACTAAAGAATACAAGCAAggaaggaggcctttcagcccattgtaaCTGTGCTATCCATTCATCCCACTCCTTCTGTTCTTtccccacatctcatgaaatatTTCCTTTTTAACTTTTTGTCCTCTTCTCTCCCCAGGGAGTTACACCTGACTCTGCTTCTATCACCCGTCCAGGAAAGTGAATCCCAGATATCAACTGCATCAGAATATTTCATTTTATAGCATGCCCTGGTTCCTTTGCTAAATGCCTATTATCTGCTGAAACCAGCTTTCTAGCaaatcatacaactgatgcagtgGACAGCACTTTAAACTAAACAATGTGTGTAATGACACAGAGCGAAGGCTACTTCTGAGCATTAATCTCTAGCCAACATGACAGATgtagtcctacctgtccatgctGTGAACACTCAGGACAGCCATGGAAATGACTTCAAGATCCTTTCCTCAGGGACAGAAAAAATTGTTGATATTGCTTTTTGGAGGATCCAGAGGAGCATCCCTTTACAGTACTTCAAAATCAGCAGATTTCAATAGGTCAGTATCAGGATGTCCACTGAAACAGGCCAGTGAGAGGGTACAGTTCCTGGAATCCTGCATTGCCTAGTAGCCAATGGCACTTAGTATTACCAAAGTTTAAAGCAGAGGTGTAGAGATGACCCTACCAGAGCTGATGTTGTGCTGCTTCATCATGTGAGTCTTGATGCTGTGCTTAGAGTTGAAGAATTTGCTGCAGTTGGATAGGGGGCAGCGTGTTTTCACCTTTTCTGCATCTTCTAGGTGCTTTTTGGAATGGATGTACAGGCTGCTACGTGCTGAGAATCGAGCTTCGCAACCTGAGCATTTAAGAAATTTACATTATGCAAAAACAATCAACCTTAtgaacaagttaaaaaaaacatgaacagcacagaaacaagtcaTTCACGGTGTTTACACATCACACAAGTCTCTCCTAAATTCTCTTCATATCGccctatccttctattcctgacTGTTCATCCAATTTCTCTTTAAATGTATCAGCACAATTCACCTTAACCACACCCTGTGCTGGTGAGTGCCACATCGTCCCCACCCTCTGGATTACAGACTGCTATACCCATTTAGTGTTTACACTATTCTTGTTTCACTTCGCCTATGACTCATCACCATTGCTATTTGACTCTGATGGTTACgtttttcaaaaatattatttCCAAAATGCTTATAGGCCAGAGGTGAGATGGGGACGTTAATAAACCACACATCTGTTGTGTTACAAGGGTGATTCAAATCAATTAATTAGGAGTTGAAATttaaatatctgaaataaaactgGGGGAAGAGAAGATGACAACCTGCATTTATTGAAGGGTCAGTATTTCACAATACTTAATTTGAAGTCCAGTTACTTAGGTATTATGCAAGACATTAAGATCAGCTGTGGGGGAGCAAACAGCCAGCTCACCCCAGACTGAAAACTGCATTTTAGCCCCACTGAAGCCTCATGCCCAAAcctactgagggagtgtgcaatGTTAGAGCTATTGTTGTTTAAGTGAAACGTTAAATTAAGCCCCTTCTCTGCCCCCTTCATGTAGCTATAAAAGATTCCCCAGCCCATTCAGGAGAATTCCCTCCCCTAACTCCGTACCAATATTCAGCTCCACTGCTGCACCCCTCCAGACAGCTGGAGAGTTCCATCACACACCTGTTTGAGGTCTTCACCTCTACGCTCACAAGACCACTGGATATCTTTATTCACGTTTATCAAGCACTTATTTGCTCTGTTCATTCCAAGGGACCTCAAAAACATATAGCTCCTGAACCCAGTCAGACTAGCTCTGACCTACCTTCCACGGGACAAACAAATGGCCTGGTCCCAAGGTGAGTGATGCTGTGTCCCTTCAGATGCTCCGCCCTTGTGAACGATTTTCCACAGCCATCCACAGGACAGACAAACCTCCGATCATCTTCATGGGTTCTTGAGGGAAAAACAAAAACTACAGGACTCGGCAATTTGTAATGACAGGCTAGGAAATGACTGCACTTGATGCAGGTAACTTTCAGACCATGGTGGAGTTCCTAATGTCACACACAGTAAATGTATTAAGGCCTTAAAAGGTTGAAAGAGAAAATGGGAAATAACAAATGTGGCTAGCCAACACTAGGctagcaggaggccattcggcccacttgCTAATGactcaatcatggttgatctgaataGCATTTTAGAATGTTGTCAAAAGAGTAAGTGAAAACTAAGAAATTTCAGGAGTTTCAGCTTGAGATGCTGTGCATGAAATGAGAGATTTAGATCATAAAAGTGAGATTCATTTAATTTACCATGTACCAGTTGCAGGTGGGTATGAGTATTTTGAAGAACTGGGAATTTCCACAATTTCTTGGCCAAAATCATTAAAACTGACTGTCTATTATGCTGCTGTCTGTGGGTgcttgctatgtgcaaattggAGGCTTTGCAACTGTAGTATTACGGTACTAAATTTAAATTGGAAAAGTTCAGCTTTCGCATCCAGCCTGATGTAAACAAATGTCCTACAAAAACTGACACCTTTTTGGGCTTTtatttttaccttttgtgccgTAGTAATTTTGACATGCAGGTGAATGACCAGCCACAGCCATCGAAGTCACATATGAAGGGCCTTTCACCTGCATAAGAAAGATTGTCCTTTTAAATGTCTGTGGTGCCATTTATTCCAGTTGAGCTAAAAATTTTACAGCATTCCAGCAGAGCTAAAATATAACACCCAGCAGAAATGATACAACACTGGGAAAGCATTCTCTAAATGCATCAAACTCAGAATATTTAGGAATTGTATGCGTTTTTCTGTGACCACAGGAACAACAGCAGCCTATTCAAAATAGGCTTCAGTCGGGCACATTTTCTCAAATTGAAGAAAACTGTACAAGTGGTGGCCACACAAGTAGCTCTGATGCTTTCAGTTACTGAAAGCAGGAATTCTTTTGACAGGAGATAAACATCAATCCTTACAGCTGAGCAGGTTCAAAAATAGTCCAGTCACCAATCGTTACCCATCATGTGATTCCCTCAGAGGCACTGGTGTAGAACACAATACGTCAAGAGATGAACGAGACTGTTCCATAAGTTAGCATCGTACCTGTGTGACTTCTCAGGTGTATCTTCAAGCGACAGGCTTTGTCATAACGTTTGTCACAGCCTGGGAAAGAACAGGTGAAATGCTCCTGATCTCTGAAGTGGGAACGGTTGTGAGAACCAAGGGCACTGATGGTAATGAATGTCTTCTCGCAACCTGCAACAGAGAATGGGTTTTGCCAAGTTTAGAATAAAACACATGAGCCAACTCTTCCTCATCATACCACTAGCCCACATTTATACTGCAAAAAGTATTTACTTGAATTTCTCAATCAAACTGTATCTACACAAATGGCAATACAATCAGACATGCACGCCCGGGAGCCTGCTAGGGTAGCTGGTCACAGCTGACCATCGCaattgttgtctctctgtctctcttcattTTAACTGTGCTCCATGTCAAACCGTACTCCTCGAAACACCATGGAGCAATTGCCAGGTTAAACGAGTTACATAATCACATGCTCTTGTTGAAAAACAACCCAATTTCAAGCCACCACTTAAGCAGGCCGACTGCTCTCTTAACATGAAATACAGAGGGGTTAATGGCCTCAAATAATACAAATTTGAAAAACACTAAATGGATCATTCAGCATCTCTAATGAGAGAAAAGGAGCTAGTGCTCCAGGTTAATGATTTATTCCAACAAATGGTTATCAAGTTGAAATGTTCccttggtttctctctccacagatgctgtcagacctgcattGTATTTCCAGCAAATGCAAAACTTTTGCTTTTGCGCTTTCTGTGGTGTATTTCTAGCGTTTAAAAGCACACAGTGACAAGCCACTCAacccaaccagttcatgctggtGTTAACacttctcatgaacctcctcccACCATTCCATCGTAACTTCCCATGCGTTCCTATTTCCTGTGTTCATCCAACTTCACCTTGAATTTTAATTCTCTATCTCAAAGAGCTGTGGAAGCTTGGTTACAGAGAACGCTCAAGGCAGAAATTGTTTCTAAATTTTAAACGTATCAATGATATAGGGATAGTATAGTAAAATGGCATTAAAGTAGATCATCTTTGATCTAGCTGAAGAGTGAAATGGGCTTGATAGACTAAATGGCTTACTTTTGCCCCTGCTTCTTACATTCCTGAGTTTCACATTCCCTATTATCTGCATCAAGATCTTTCTCCTGAATAACCCATTGGAATAATGTGTGACTATCTTCTCTTTATGATCTCTAAATTTAGTCTCTGCCCCAAGTGGAAGCCACTTCTGTCTACATGATCAAAAGAACACTGAAATATGGGATTAAATCCTTCCTGTCCTATAAACATGAACTCTCCATTCTCATGTCCAATTATAAGTAATTTCTAGAGGAAGACCATTCAAAAGCAGAGACACCTCCATGCCAGGATGCCATCAGTCCATCATGtctatgtcaatgatttgaaAGAGTTGTCCAGCTCCTGTGTGCTTGCCCCACCTCAGTATTACCAAAAAATCTCCCCTTCAACATATATCCAACTATCTTATGGGAAAAGCTCAGTGAAACTATTGCTTTCAGCTGGGAATactggaacaggaggccattcagtcccttcaatGTTATCACAGGTGATATGTGGCATTACGTCAAATTGTTGCCTTTGCTCATAACCCTTAAGTTGACAAAATATTATCAATCTCAAAATTAAAATTACTAGAGCTACCACCAATTACCTTTTGCAAAAGACAAAATTGTGTAAGATGAAGTGCACCTAATTTCTCACATGAAAGTGTAAAAAAATTAAGATTGTCCTAGAATCTAATGAGCAAAATTACTTGCTATCTACTTATTTGTCCCTCTTGAGATattgaaaactttgatcaaatcacTCCCGGATCCTTCCAAACTTCAGAATCCCAGCTGCTGGTTTAATCACTCCTTGTAATTAGACCTTTGCCAAGTCTCTGTAACAGTCTTGTATACACTCACTGAACATCCTCCACAGGCAAACCTGTCTTTCCCAAGGTATGTTCCCAAAGTAGAGATGCACAAAaaaagggaattaagggttatgggaaatGGCAGGAAGGATCAGAGGCATATCTGTCACAGTCTTCTTCAATgttactgttatggaccagaccagaccctgtcaaactattttaagaagggagCCTAGACCCtgactttttattattttaaaagtaaatgtaatgtactgtgttccagatgcactTTGGTGAAactactcaatgttaagcaaaataTTTAAACACCACCGGTAAAATGCAATAGAAAGATGAACTTAAGAATAACAACTCTACTGGAAAAATTAAGAGAATAACAGATACAATTAACAATTACTAATTAACCATTCTCATCCCGCATAAACAGCAAATGCACACAAACAGATTTGTCTCACCAGTAAACCCAGCAGCAGAGAAACCCCTAGCCTCCAGCTGTAACCAAGACAAAGGGAAGATAGCTTTGACTTCTACAAAACTTCAGCAGCTTCTGCCCTTTCAAGATTCCAACAGCAAGTGCATAAAGCTAAAAATCAAAAAATCCTGGCCTGCGAACACATCCATTGTTCCAGCTTTAAATAAAACCCAAGGCTTTACAAGCTGTTTACTGGCTTTTTCAAGTAGACACCTTACATCTGTCTTAaaatctctctttaaaaaaaaaccgacaaaataacccattaaagctacagcatcatgaCTGTTACAACATGTTCAAAGGGCTCAGCTCCTATGTTTTATATTCTAATTTACTTCCTAAATCTGCatttcatgttgcaactgtacaaaactctggggcGCACCTGGAGTTTTGCGTACAGGTCTGATCActgttagagctgaaaatgtgttgtggttaaagcacagcaggtcagacagcatccaaggaacaggaaatttgacgtttcgagccagagcccttcatcaggaatgaggagagtgtgctaggcaggctaagataaaaggtagggaggagggactggggggaggggcgatggagatgtgataggtggaaggaggtcaaggtgagggtgataggccggagtggggtggggcggagaggtcaggaagaagattgcaggttaggagggtggtgctgagtccaagggaattgactgagacaaggtggggggaggggaaatgaggaaactggagaaatctgagttcatcccttgtggttggagggttcccaggcggaagatgaggcgctcttcctccaaccgtcgtgttgttatgttctggcgatggaggagtccaaggacctgcatgtcttcggtggagtgggagggagagttaaagtgttgagccacggggtggttgggttgggcgtcccagaggtgttccctgaagcgttctgcaagtaggcggcctgtctccccaatatagaggaggccacatcgggtgcagcggatgcaatagatgatgtgagtggaggtacaggtgaatttgtggcggatatggaaggatcccttggggccttggagagaagtaagggaggaggtgtgggcgcaagttttgcatttcctacggttgcaggggaaggtgccgggagtggaggttgggttggtggggggtgtggacctgacgagggagttacgaagggagtggtctttgcggaacgctgataggggaggggagggaaatatatccctggtggtggggttacTGTTAGATCACTGTTAGAGGAAAGATGTGGAATTTTTGGAAatggctcagaggagatttactaggatgttgcctgatacggagggaaggtcttctgaggagatcctgagggacttgaggctgttttcattagacaggttttttttagattagattagattacttacagtgtggaaacaggcccttcggcccaacaagtccacaccgacccgccgaagcgcaacccacccatacccctacatttaccacttacctaacactatgggcaatttagcatggccaattcacctgacccgcacatctttggacagtgggaggaaaccggagcacccggaggaaacccacgcagacacggggagaacgtgcaaactccacacagtcagtcgcctgagtcgggaattgaatccggatctcaggcgctgtgaggcagcagtgctaacgactgtgccactgtgccacccacctgGTGACTTAATTGTGACAGATAAGATAATCTAACGGATAAATAGAGTGGACAGAGAGCGCCTTTTACCTCGggtgatgatggctagcatgaggggacatagaggtctcaccagcacctggtGAACAGGACTAGGGGCATGGAAtgactgcctgcaacagtaatagatttGTCAACTTCAAAAGCATTTAAATAGTTactggatagacacatggatgaaaatggaatagtgtagattagacgggcttcagattggtttcacaggttgacacgacattgagggccgaagggcctgtactgcgctgtaatgttctatgctctactcCTCCAAAGAGAAAGATCAatattttcctcacatccccacattagtgtttttttttaaaacgttaTCCCTGGACCTTCACTGTTTATAGGTTTTTACCATTTTTTATACAGGACCTTCTTGTATTTATTTTAGGTACAAAGCCGGAAACTACACATTTACCTACGTGAAAGGTAATGGAAATTCATTTGCTACAGTTTTGCTCATTTGCTTAATCAAcagcccctcacaattttatcaTCCATACATACTGATTATAATGTCAGCTAGAATAGTTAAGTGGTCGATTGTTATCTCtacagatctgatgggctgaagagcctttttctgtgctgaagACTTCTTATAAAAGTTTCATGTGAACACAAACTTTGATAAATGGTGACTATCTGAAGATGGTAAGACCATACGAAAcaggaagaggagtaggccatttggttccTCCACCCTACTCCACTATTCATCATGTCTGATCtaatattcctcacatccactttcctgtccgtTCCCCACAACCGTTGATTCGCctaatgatcaagaatctacctaactcagccttaaatatacacaaggaccctACACCCACAGCTGTGGCAAGGACTTCCAGTGTCTCTCACCCTTCAGAAGAAATTCCCCCATCCTGACACCAAGCCCCCTCTGTCGCCCCATTCCTGCCCCATGTGGGTCCCATGGCAACACCAAGCTCCATTCCTGCCCCAATTTGAGTCCCTCCATCCCAATACCAAGCCCCCTCAATAGCTCCATTCCTGCCCAGTGTGTTCCTCTTTCCCAATACCAAGCCTCCTCTGTAGCCCCATTCCTGCCCCCATGTATGTCCCTCCATGTCCCCCATGTATGTCCCTCCATGTGCCCCATGTGTGTCCCTCCATGTCCCCCATGTGTGTCCCTCCATGTGCCCCATGTGTGTCCCTCCATGTCCCCCATGTGTATCCCTCCATGTCCCCCATGTGTGTCCCTCCATATCCCCCATTAGTGTCCCTCATGAGTGTCCCTCCATGTGTATCCCTCCATGTCCCCCATTAGTGTCCCTCCATGTCCCCATGTGCGTCCCTCCATGTCCCCCATGTGTGTCCCTCATGAGTGTCCCTCCATGTGTATCCTCCATATCCCCCCTGTGTGTCCCTCCATATCCCCCATGTGTATCCTCCATATCCCCCATGTGTATCCCTCCATATCCCCCATGAGTGTCCCTCCATATCCCCCATGAGTGTCCCTCCATGTCCCCCATGAGTGTCCCTCCATATCCCCCATGTGTGTCCCTCCATGTCCCCCATGTGTGTCCCTCCATGTCCCCCATGAGTGTCCCTCCATATCCCCCATGTGCGTCCCTCCATGTGTGTCCCCCATGTGTATCCTCCACATCCCCCCTGTGTGTCCCTCCATATCCCCCATGTGTATCCTCCATATCCCCCCTGTGTGTCCCTCCATGTCCCCCATGAGTGTCCCTCCATATCCCCCATGTGTATCCTCCATATCCCCCCTGTGTGTCCCTCCATATCCCCCCTGTGTGTCCCTCCATATCCCCCATGAGTGTCCCTCCATGTCCCCCATGTGTATCCTCCATATCCCCCCTGTGTGTCCCTCCATATCCCCCATGAGTGTCCCTCCATATCCCCCATGAGTGTCCCTCCATATCCCCCATGAGTGTCCCTCCATGTCCCCCATGAGTGTCCCTCCATATCCCCCATGAGTGTCCCTCCATATCCCCCATGAGTGTCCCTCCATATCCCCCATGAGTGTCCCTCCATGTCCCCTACACCGAGCCCCCTGTGTGTAGCCtccctgggtgtgtgtgtcccccgCTTACCCGGGACGTCGCACTTGAAGGGCCGCTGGGGCTCGAAGTGGCTGCGCCGGTGCCCGCTGAGCTTCAGGGCGGTGGCGAAAGGCTGTGAGCAGACCTCGCAGACGAAGGCGAGCTCCTGGACGTGGGCCTTCATGTGGGCCTTGAGGTTGTAGACGGTGGTGAAGCGCTTCCCGCAGCGCTCCGCCTGGCAGCCGAAAGGCCGCAGCTTGCCGTGGGAGTGGAGGTGCCGCTTGAGTTTGTAGGAGGTGGTGAAGGCCCACTCACAGCCCGGCACCGTGCAGCGGAAAGGCCGCGGGCTGTGGGACAGCAGGTGCACCTTCAGCCGGTGCTTCTTGTCGAACGCCTCCCTGCAGTCGTGCTCCGGGCACTGGTAAACCGGGCCCGAGGCTTTGCCGCGGCCTAGGCCCAGGCCTTCCGACAGCTTCATCAGCACATCCCCGCTCTCCGTTAGGATCAGGTCCCCGTAAGAGGCGCCTGAGGCCGGGCCGGGCCCACACTCCAGGCCCAGGCTGCTCGAGTCCCCAAGGCCCGGGGGCGCAGGGAGCGGCTGTTCGGGCAGGAGGTGCCGGGGCCCGGCCTCGGGCGCTAGGCCGCTCTCCCCGCCGGGGTAGGCCGcagcctgggcctgggcctgggcggGAGCGGGGCCGGGGGAAGGCGCCTCCCCGGTGGCCGCAGGC comes from the Hemiscyllium ocellatum isolate sHemOce1 chromosome 14, sHemOce1.pat.X.cur, whole genome shotgun sequence genome and includes:
- the si:dkey-156n14.3 gene encoding zinc finger protein ZXDC, coding for MERSAEAGNPGRVLQPPGSRSRSGRGPLIQAGFSVPPPRPEPFPAGAAGRPGMEQQGLGPGPGLSLDYQQLRQSERAGGEELGAGGAPGLQAQAGAVGEGGPAASLSLFPAAAGGEPGARAEPEIFVVFNLAGETELELGREPGEAEAQAGGLALGPGLEPEPGPRVTAASQESHLRLEAEPPPPPPPPPAVPAEGPGLLLEPPVGPGLPGDGAGASASASPGSLSGTITINNRNLLVRIENGLLILAAPGEVAGPAATGEAPSPGPAPAQAQAQAAAYPGGESGLAPEAGPRHLLPEQPLPAPPGLGDSSSLGLECGPGPASGASYGDLILTESGDVLMKLSEGLGLGRGKASGPVYQCPEHDCREAFDKKHRLKVHLLSHSPRPFRCTVPGCEWAFTTSYKLKRHLHSHGKLRPFGCQAERCGKRFTTVYNLKAHMKAHVQELAFVCEVCSQPFATALKLSGHRRSHFEPQRPFKCDVPGCEKTFITISALGSHNRSHFRDQEHFTCSFPGCDKRYDKACRLKIHLRSHTGERPFICDFDGCGWSFTCMSKLLRHKRTHEDDRRFVCPVDGCGKSFTRAEHLKGHSITHLGTRPFVCPVEGCEARFSARSSLYIHSKKHLEDAEKVKTRCPLSNCSKFFNSKHSIKTHMMKQHNISSDLFSQLEMTGSLTPSSELTSPSQGDLSNVDIASLFTTVPVNPVSISPDISLVSSGILTIDAASVGSSLGGAVSVNSNAMAQSSDPLIVATADMSHTIDSTLGLTTGVLQANSLNLEGVQPASTEGLGSLSTLSMRSTGSCQDLQGLSSSGALTPSSSLGASHVPELLTPTKVERHMLSVSDMMSQQETNKVVTQFVFSNLNPAAGNFSTQKELELNMVSCCPFLESGGSARTDYRAIQLAKKKKQKGAGGNMENANGAGQSKKTNRGQATPSAAVSQNSRFGNVILPAGGLTIRDPTTGAAYVQTQLLQDDPSSDGDLAFQLSAQSPTSHSQLTVDLPVNILQEPHPSAEDDSANSSQFTGSTINLQDLE